In Dama dama isolate Ldn47 chromosome 20, ASM3311817v1, whole genome shotgun sequence, a single window of DNA contains:
- the MTX1 gene encoding LOW QUALITY PROTEIN: metaxin-1 (The sequence of the model RefSeq protein was modified relative to this genomic sequence to represent the inferred CDS: substituted 1 base at 1 genomic stop codon): protein MRLGGPPPAAPARGPSPEGPQNSPDVLQICESPQNPSWSTKSPSPAPTASSGVQGSPPSGCPDSPRRGGLRILPPFGRHLXIRRRPPSPEALGSAPRRFQAASRAWTSRALLTASPGSRPRSAEREGGGSTQWRAEAQGEVLPGQRAGKMAAPMELFCWSGGWGLPSVDLDSLAVLTYARFTGAPLKVHKITNPWRSPSGTLPALRTSHGEVISVPHKIITHLRKEKYNADYDLSARQGADTLAFMSLLEEKLLPVLIHTFWVDAKNYVEVTRKWYAEAMPFPLNFFLPGRMQRQYMERLQLLCGEHRPEDEEELEKELYQEARECLTLLSQRLGSQKFFFGDAPASLDAFVFSYLALLQQAKLPSGKLQAHLRGLHNLCAYCTHILSLYFPWEGAEAPPPRQTPANPETEEEPYRRRNQILTVLAGLAAMAGYALLSGIVSIQRAPSARGPGTQALGMAEEDEEE, encoded by the exons ATGCGGCTCGGGGGACCCCCCCCCGCAGCCCCCGCTCGGGGGCCGAGCCCTGAGGGGCCCCAGAACAGCCCAGACGTCTTGCAGATTTGCGAGAGCCCCCAGAACCCGTCATGGAGCACaaaatccccttctcctgctcccacCGCGTCCTCGGGTGTTCAGGGCTCCCCTCCATCGGGGTGCCCTGATTCTCCAAGGCGTGGAGGGCTGAGGATCCTTCCCCCCTTCGGGAGGCACCTCTGAATCAGGCGGCGGCCGCCCTCCCCAGAAGCCCTCGGCTCCGCCCCACGCCGTTTTCAAGCCGCCTCTCGGGCCTGGACAAGCCGCGCCCTCCTGACAGCCTCCCCTGGGTCCCGACCACGATCTGCCGAAAGGGAGGGGGGCGGATCCACACAGTGGAGGGCTGAAGCGCAGGGGGAGGTGCTTCCGGGACAGAGGGCAGGCAAGATGGCGGCGCCCATGGAGCTGTTCTGCTGgtcagggggctgggggctgccgTCAGTGGACCTGGACAGTCTGGCCGTGCTG ACCTATGCCAGATTTACTGGTGCCCCACTCAAGGTGCACAAGATCACCAACCCCTGGCGGAGTCCTTCAG GAACTCTGCCTGCCCTTCGGACCAGTCATGGAGAGGTCATCTCAGTACCACACAAGATCATCACCCACCTTCGAAAAGAG AAGTACAATGCTGATTATGACCTGTCAGCCCGGCAAGGAGCAGACACCTTGGCTTTCATGTCTTTGCTGGAGGAGAAGCTGCTCCCAGTGCTG ATACATACTTTTTGGGTAGACGCCAAGAACTATGTAGAAGTGACCCGGAAGTGGTATGCAGAGGCTATGCCTTTTCCCCTCAACTTCTTCCTGCCTGGCCGCATGCAGCGGCAGTACATGGAACGGCTGCAGCTGCTGTGTGGGGAGCACAGGCCTGAGGAtgaggaggagctggagaaggag CTATACCAGGAGGCCCgagaatgcctgactcttctctcTCAGCGCCTGGGCTCTCAGAAATTCTTCTTTGGAGATGC CCCCGCCTCCCTGGATGCCTTCGTCTTCAGCTACCTGGCCCTGCTGCAACAGGCGAAGCTGCCCAGTGGGAAGCTGCAGGCCCACCTGCGGGGGCTGCACAATCTCTGTGCCTATTGCACCCACATCCTCAGCCTATACTTCCCCTGGGAAGGAG CTGAGGCACCACCTCCACGCCAGACACCAGCGAACCCAGAGACTGAGGAGGAGCCGTACCGGCGCCGGAACCAGATCCTAACCGTGTTGGCGGGGCTGGCAGCCATGGCCGGCTACGCCTTACTCAGCGGCATTGTCTCCATCCAGCGGGCACCATCTGCCCGGGGCCCAGGCACCCAGGCCCTGGGCATGgctgaggaggatgaagaggaatGA